From one Luteolibacter sp. Y139 genomic stretch:
- a CDS encoding YybH family protein, with amino-acid sequence MKTNLTAGLVLALTLASGLCAEEASPEIAGLEKTAKDFVAAYNKKDAAALAALFTETGEITDLDATDITTGREDIQARYQAIFEAPDAPQISIDVDSVRLVGKDLAIEDGTVHATPPGDDDVATSMDYTAVLQKGEDGAWRIASTRDREDSSDAAGQLAELAKALKGDWTATREGLRLDIAFGWDDSGNFLVGEMLATAADAKPVKTTIRIGWDPSRKTITWWNFDDGGGFSKGDWTPVDDGKWLIRTEGVTEDGEVTSANQTLTFDGPDAFVWDAGERLVDGEKQPDVEMRVVRQTPEPGAQ; translated from the coding sequence ATGAAAACGAACCTGACCGCCGGCCTGGTGCTGGCACTCACCCTTGCTTCCGGCCTATGCGCCGAGGAAGCGTCTCCCGAGATCGCCGGTCTGGAGAAGACCGCCAAGGATTTCGTGGCCGCCTATAACAAGAAGGACGCTGCGGCCCTGGCTGCGCTCTTCACTGAGACAGGCGAAATCACCGATCTCGACGCCACCGACATCACCACCGGCCGAGAGGACATCCAAGCCCGCTATCAAGCCATCTTCGAAGCACCTGATGCTCCCCAGATTTCGATCGATGTGGATTCCGTGCGGCTCGTTGGCAAGGACCTCGCCATCGAGGACGGCACGGTTCACGCCACTCCACCGGGCGACGACGATGTGGCGACGTCGATGGACTACACCGCGGTGCTTCAGAAAGGTGAAGACGGTGCGTGGCGGATCGCCAGCACGCGCGATCGCGAGGACTCTTCCGATGCCGCTGGTCAGCTGGCGGAACTGGCCAAGGCACTGAAGGGCGACTGGACGGCGACCCGCGAGGGCCTGCGGCTCGACATCGCCTTCGGCTGGGATGACTCCGGGAATTTCCTGGTTGGCGAGATGCTCGCGACCGCGGCGGACGCCAAGCCGGTGAAGACGACCATTCGCATCGGCTGGGACCCGTCGCGGAAGACGATCACGTGGTGGAACTTCGATGACGGCGGCGGATTTTCGAAAGGCGACTGGACGCCGGTGGATGACGGCAAGTGGCTGATCCGCACCGAGGGTGTCACGGAGGATGGCGAAGTCACGAGCGCCAACCAGACGCTTACCTTTGATGGGCCGGATGCCTTCGTGTGGGACGCCGGCGAACGGCTTGTGGATGGCGAGAAGCAGCCGGACGTGGAAATGCGAGTCGTCCGGCAGACTCCGGAACCTGGCGCCCAATAA
- a CDS encoding tetratricopeptide repeat protein, protein MKASIFNWIVVAIIGMSFIAADVEARGGGRGGGGGARGGGGGGRSMSRGGGGGGFSGGASRSPSRSYSGGGSRSTSSARRSPATGSKVQSRPSSKPSGSSRPSASRPSASTRPSTRPSPGGGGAGGAGRPDAGGGAGSRPGGPNASRPGGATKPSTLPGMVGYPSKPGGPGGAGGIGGAGRPGGPGGPGGPGGAGRPGGPGGPGGIGDAGRPGGPGGPGGAGRPGGPGGPGGPGGVGRPGGPGGPGGVGRPGGPGGVGRPGGIGGVGRPGGIGGLGGVGVAGGIGGLGGVGGIGRPGGIGGVGGVGGIGGGWDGNKWGGNSGIWGNGNNFTNINIDNNFRHNNNFAGGPGHWGGHPWWGAGHCHGWHHGHWGCGWNSGYWHSNWWWDDDDDFGQGFMWGIAAWSLGSMIYNTGYQSYSNPYPAPPVQNSTVVYTQPMSVTAAANPPGDEKTVAAADTKAEDDMDVSRAAFKNGDYTAALRSADEAIAATPSDVSLHEYRALCFFALGKYADAAGVLNPVLASGPGWSWDTMVGFYGSSSSYEQQLRKLEAWVKASPDKAEGHFLLGYHYLVCGHMEKSYEQFDQTAKLQPADGIARQLRDLTKNSLPDDGESDAARPPKPDPIPKEKLTGTWTSDASGGKITFKLQDDGNFVWSFAGKEQNSEMKGTWGLNDKGLLVMNAEGSQMVTAVSLEGEKSMKFVIVGGPTGDQGLTFNKG, encoded by the coding sequence ATGAAAGCTTCAATCTTCAATTGGATCGTAGTCGCAATCATCGGCATGTCCTTCATCGCCGCTGATGTCGAGGCGCGTGGCGGCGGACGCGGGGGTGGCGGTGGTGCCCGTGGTGGTGGCGGCGGTGGCCGCAGCATGTCGCGCGGAGGTGGTGGCGGCGGGTTTAGTGGCGGCGCATCCCGCAGCCCGTCTCGCAGCTATAGCGGCGGCGGCTCGCGGAGTACCAGTTCCGCGCGGCGCAGTCCGGCGACGGGCTCGAAGGTCCAGTCGCGGCCTTCCTCTAAGCCGTCAGGTTCCAGCCGTCCTTCAGCGTCGCGGCCGTCGGCTTCCACGCGTCCGTCTACCCGTCCTTCGCCGGGTGGTGGAGGTGCTGGTGGCGCGGGACGCCCTGATGCCGGTGGTGGAGCTGGTTCCCGTCCGGGTGGACCGAATGCCAGCCGGCCGGGAGGGGCAACGAAGCCTTCCACCTTGCCCGGCATGGTGGGTTATCCGAGCAAGCCCGGCGGACCGGGTGGTGCTGGCGGGATCGGAGGAGCCGGTCGTCCTGGTGGACCGGGTGGGCCCGGCGGTCCGGGAGGGGCTGGTCGCCCCGGTGGACCGGGTGGGCCTGGGGGCATTGGCGATGCCGGTCGTCCCGGAGGTCCAGGTGGTCCTGGAGGAGCGGGCCGTCCCGGTGGGCCGGGTGGTCCCGGAGGACCGGGGGGCGTTGGCCGACCCGGAGGTCCAGGCGGACCTGGAGGTGTCGGACGTCCCGGTGGACCCGGTGGCGTGGGACGCCCCGGCGGCATCGGTGGCGTGGGCCGTCCCGGTGGCATTGGTGGTCTCGGCGGCGTCGGGGTTGCCGGTGGCATTGGAGGCCTCGGCGGGGTTGGTGGAATTGGTCGACCTGGTGGTATCGGCGGAGTTGGCGGCGTCGGTGGAATCGGCGGCGGCTGGGATGGTAACAAGTGGGGGGGTAACAGTGGTATTTGGGGAAATGGCAACAATTTCACCAATATCAACATCGATAATAACTTCCGGCATAACAATAATTTCGCCGGTGGTCCGGGGCATTGGGGCGGTCACCCGTGGTGGGGCGCCGGTCATTGCCACGGCTGGCATCACGGCCACTGGGGCTGTGGCTGGAACAGTGGCTACTGGCACAGCAACTGGTGGTGGGATGATGATGACGACTTCGGCCAGGGCTTCATGTGGGGCATCGCGGCCTGGAGCCTGGGCAGCATGATCTACAACACGGGCTACCAATCGTACAGCAACCCGTATCCTGCCCCGCCGGTGCAGAACTCGACGGTGGTCTATACCCAGCCGATGTCGGTCACGGCCGCGGCCAATCCGCCGGGCGATGAGAAGACGGTGGCTGCTGCCGACACCAAGGCGGAAGATGACATGGATGTCTCCCGTGCCGCCTTCAAGAACGGCGACTACACCGCCGCGCTGAGATCCGCCGATGAGGCGATCGCGGCCACGCCGAGCGATGTGAGCCTCCACGAGTATCGCGCGCTGTGCTTCTTCGCGCTCGGGAAATATGCGGACGCCGCCGGCGTGCTGAATCCGGTGCTGGCCTCCGGTCCGGGCTGGAGCTGGGACACGATGGTGGGCTTCTACGGTAGCTCCAGTAGCTACGAACAGCAGCTGCGCAAGCTGGAAGCATGGGTGAAGGCCAGCCCCGACAAGGCGGAAGGTCACTTCCTGCTCGGCTACCACTACCTCGTGTGCGGGCACATGGAGAAGTCCTACGAGCAATTCGACCAGACCGCGAAGCTGCAGCCGGCCGATGGCATCGCCCGCCAGCTCCGCGACCTGACGAAGAACTCGCTGCCTGACGACGGCGAGTCGGACGCGGCCCGTCCGCCGAAGCCGGATCCGATTCCGAAGGAAAAGCTGACCGGCACGTGGACCTCGGACGCGTCCGGCGGCAAGATCACCTTCAAGCTGCAGGATGACGGCAACTTCGTCTGGAGCTTCGCCGGCAAGGAACAGAACTCCGAGATGAAGGGGACCTGGGGTCTCAACGACAAGGGCCTGCTGGTGATGAACGCCGAGGGCTCGCAGATGGTCACCGCCGTCTCCCTCGAGGGCGAGAAGTCCATGAAGTTCGTCATCGTCGGTGGTCCGACGGGTGACCAGGGCCTCACCTTCAACAAAGGCTAA
- a CDS encoding response regulator transcription factor, producing the protein MNGTTIHLVDDDAGLRKAISRLLWAEGYDVRAFASAAEFLDACHTGEIECLLLDVSMPDLDGLELQRRLVRSGATVPIVFLTGHGDIPMSVRAVKAGAVDFLTKPVDGYELLEAVRAALVQSGVDRNDREETSRIAGRFSRLTPREREVLEGVVAGKPNKIIAAELGTCEQTVKVHRGRVMEKMGAESLADLVRAADRIGALKKLAVCKAG; encoded by the coding sequence ATGAACGGAACCACCATTCACCTCGTCGATGACGATGCCGGCCTGCGCAAGGCCATCTCCCGCCTCTTATGGGCGGAAGGATACGATGTACGGGCCTTTGCCAGCGCCGCCGAATTCCTCGACGCTTGTCACACGGGGGAGATCGAATGCTTGCTGTTAGATGTATCGATGCCGGATCTCGATGGTCTCGAGCTCCAGCGCCGGCTCGTGCGCTCCGGAGCTACGGTGCCGATCGTATTTCTCACCGGGCACGGCGACATCCCGATGTCGGTGCGTGCGGTGAAGGCGGGGGCGGTGGACTTTCTCACCAAACCGGTGGACGGATACGAGCTGCTGGAAGCGGTCAGGGCGGCGCTTGTCCAATCGGGCGTGGACCGCAACGACCGTGAAGAGACTTCCCGGATTGCCGGCCGCTTCAGCCGGCTCACGCCGCGGGAGCGCGAGGTGCTGGAAGGGGTGGTCGCCGGCAAGCCGAACAAGATTATCGCCGCCGAACTCGGAACCTGCGAGCAGACGGTGAAGGTCCACCGGGGCCGTGTGATGGAGAAAATGGGGGCGGAGTCGCTGGCGGACCTGGTGCGCGCGGCTGACCGGATCGGTGCCCTGAAGAAGCTGGCGGTCTGCAAGGCGGGATGA
- a CDS encoding response regulator transcription factor yields MNRLPVIAVLDDEPKLRKALRRLLVAHGFAVVTFERGEDVVAALTAQPLDCLLLDLHMEATNGFDVLEAMADRGLTTPVIVITGHGEPDTAERVMTMGAASYLNKPVDESALLAAIGDAIGTRSTPWNSHP; encoded by the coding sequence GTGAACCGCCTTCCTGTGATCGCCGTCCTCGATGACGAGCCGAAGCTGCGGAAGGCATTGCGCCGGCTGCTGGTCGCGCATGGATTCGCGGTGGTCACTTTCGAGCGGGGCGAGGATGTGGTTGCTGCTCTGACGGCACAGCCGCTGGATTGCCTGCTCCTGGATCTCCACATGGAAGCGACGAATGGCTTCGACGTGTTGGAGGCCATGGCCGACCGCGGGCTGACCACCCCGGTGATAGTCATCACCGGTCACGGCGAACCCGACACCGCCGAGCGCGTGATGACGATGGGTGCCGCCTCTTATCTCAACAAGCCGGTCGATGAATCGGCGCTGCTCGCTGCCATCGGCGATGCGATTGGAACCCGCTCTACCCCTTGGAATTCTCACCCATGA
- a CDS encoding alpha/beta fold hydrolase codes for MKGRFAVASLVCAHLLLGSLSLLNTGCTGYADVSERDPELLSIRSTSGPLAEAGRKISVALKAEKKNPAAAVGDLLVAARHAAEQLQKVPGDTEAQTTYNYAVSRVFEVLKESSLDPWTRPLTVPTPEGEIVLTHKPDPRPGWKPELFDFTPADRIDLKGSYVKNRTTRPGIGAPLVARGKGVNERMKQDFTIPRIYYGVTAVVRFEGKKAVVSFEDPLAVEKVNFAGHEQTLAADFTVPLAVMLASTKPRKFEIMRMLKPAEYAETARIARLQPYDPDKTVVLVIHGLMDSEATWTPMINTLRGDPEIRKNFQFWFYSYPSGYPYPYSAVLLRKELDAIQQRYPLKKKMVLIGHSMGGCISRLLITDTGDQLWKDLFKKAPADTHLSEESRKLFSDAVIFKHRLEVGRVIFVAAPLKGSNLASGRLVRWASGLIKSPVTLLKAGSEALQSTTFDEGDLKLTRIPSSVDTLTPNNRFVKAINRVPITPGIPYHTIIGDRGKGDSPNSSDGVVPYWSSHMDGGVSEKIVPSGHSAHQNDEAIAEVRRILLLHRGL; via the coding sequence ATGAAAGGACGTTTCGCTGTTGCTTCCCTTGTTTGTGCCCATTTGCTGTTAGGTTCGCTGTCGCTGCTGAATACCGGTTGCACCGGCTATGCCGACGTATCGGAGCGTGATCCTGAGTTGCTTTCGATCCGGTCGACCTCGGGGCCCTTGGCTGAGGCGGGACGGAAGATCAGCGTGGCGCTGAAGGCCGAGAAGAAGAACCCGGCGGCGGCAGTCGGCGACCTGCTGGTGGCGGCGCGTCACGCGGCGGAACAGCTCCAGAAGGTTCCCGGCGACACGGAGGCGCAGACGACGTACAACTATGCGGTTTCCCGCGTCTTCGAGGTGCTCAAGGAGTCATCGCTCGATCCATGGACGAGGCCGCTCACCGTTCCCACGCCGGAGGGCGAGATCGTGCTGACCCACAAGCCCGACCCCCGGCCGGGCTGGAAGCCGGAACTCTTTGACTTCACTCCGGCGGATCGTATCGACCTGAAGGGGAGCTACGTGAAGAATCGTACCACGCGCCCGGGCATCGGTGCGCCGCTGGTGGCAAGAGGGAAAGGCGTGAACGAGCGGATGAAGCAGGACTTCACCATTCCGCGCATTTATTACGGGGTGACGGCTGTTGTTCGTTTCGAGGGCAAAAAGGCCGTGGTTTCCTTTGAGGATCCGCTGGCGGTGGAAAAGGTCAATTTCGCCGGGCACGAGCAGACCCTGGCGGCGGATTTCACCGTGCCGCTCGCGGTGATGCTTGCCAGCACCAAGCCGCGGAAGTTCGAGATCATGCGGATGCTGAAGCCGGCAGAGTATGCCGAGACGGCCCGGATCGCGCGGCTTCAGCCCTATGACCCGGACAAGACCGTGGTGCTGGTCATTCACGGGCTGATGGACTCGGAGGCGACCTGGACTCCGATGATCAATACCCTCCGTGGCGACCCAGAGATCCGGAAGAACTTCCAATTCTGGTTCTACAGCTATCCGAGCGGCTATCCCTATCCCTACTCTGCGGTACTGCTGCGGAAGGAACTGGATGCGATCCAACAGCGCTACCCGCTCAAGAAGAAGATGGTCTTGATCGGCCACAGCATGGGCGGGTGCATCAGCCGACTTCTGATCACGGATACCGGAGACCAGCTCTGGAAGGACTTGTTCAAGAAGGCACCGGCAGACACCCATCTCTCGGAGGAAAGCAGGAAGCTCTTCAGCGACGCAGTGATTTTCAAGCACCGCCTGGAAGTGGGCCGGGTCATCTTCGTGGCCGCGCCGCTCAAGGGGAGCAATCTGGCCAGCGGTCGTCTGGTTCGCTGGGCATCCGGGCTCATCAAGTCGCCCGTGACGCTTTTGAAAGCGGGTAGCGAGGCGCTCCAGTCCACGACCTTCGACGAAGGGGATTTGAAGTTGACGCGCATTCCCAGCAGCGTCGATACGCTCACGCCTAACAACCGCTTCGTGAAGGCGATCAACCGGGTGCCGATCACGCCGGGCATCCCCTACCACACGATCATCGGCGACCGCGGAAAAGGGGACAGTCCCAACTCCAGCGATGGCGTGGTTCCCTACTGGAGCTCGCACATGGACGGAGGTGTCTCGGAAAAGATCGTCCCATCCGGTCACAGCGCCCACCAGAACGACGAGGCGATCGCGGAGGTCCGCCGCATCCTGCTGCTCCACCGCGGCCTCTGA
- a CDS encoding lipid-binding SYLF domain-containing protein, with protein MKRILHSLKAAAGLILASMTLSQCATGPTSSGASASQISSDSRVALRQLYASNPKARQLGSHAKGILVFPSIAKGGFIVGGMGGNGALIRPDGSIQDYYQTGGLSYGLQAGVQKYGYALFLMDREAFANINRADGWEVGSSPSLTVVDKGMASSLSTTTIDKGTYAFFFNQTGLMGGLGLQGSKITRIHPGR; from the coding sequence ATGAAACGCATCCTCCATTCGCTGAAGGCCGCCGCCGGCCTCATTCTCGCGAGCATGACGCTGAGCCAGTGTGCCACCGGGCCGACCTCCTCGGGGGCCAGTGCTTCGCAGATCTCGTCCGATTCGCGCGTTGCCTTGAGGCAGCTGTATGCCTCGAATCCGAAGGCGCGGCAGCTCGGATCGCATGCCAAGGGGATCCTTGTCTTCCCGAGCATTGCCAAGGGCGGCTTTATCGTTGGCGGCATGGGTGGCAATGGTGCGTTGATCCGTCCCGACGGTAGCATTCAGGACTACTACCAGACCGGCGGCCTTTCCTATGGCCTGCAGGCGGGGGTGCAGAAGTATGGCTATGCCCTCTTCCTGATGGATCGCGAGGCCTTCGCGAACATCAACCGGGCGGACGGCTGGGAAGTCGGCAGCAGCCCGAGCCTGACGGTGGTCGACAAGGGGATGGCCAGTTCGCTTTCCACGACGACCATCGACAAGGGCACCTATGCCTTCTTCTTCAATCAGACCGGCCTGATGGGCGGCCTGGGCCTGCAGGGCTCCAAGATCACCCGCATCCATCCCGGCCGCTAA
- a CDS encoding DUF3313 family protein: protein MTSSRSILRGTLIAGACASFGLLASCGSSGGNSSGRGAFLDKTTATPEFQRTDVQQRYSSVYVAPVDISRLAKQDWWQNQNARMKSDVLAKDARKLGKKLEDSLKREILAYPGNRLSIASHPGPKTLTIETAITELVPSKAYWNAGATAAGFVVPGAGLLSAAGSGSIAVAGRAKDSNGTVATFSDRRSDPLSPINMRGYQWYGGAEKNIEIWAKKGSEFLHAPPGSTVKRASSVTLNPL, encoded by the coding sequence ATGACCTCATCCCGATCCATTCTTCGTGGCACGCTGATCGCCGGTGCCTGTGCTTCCTTCGGCTTGCTCGCTTCCTGCGGCAGTTCCGGTGGCAACAGCAGCGGGCGCGGTGCCTTCCTCGATAAAACCACAGCGACGCCGGAGTTCCAGAGAACCGATGTCCAACAGCGATACTCCTCGGTCTATGTCGCGCCGGTCGATATCTCGCGGCTGGCGAAGCAGGATTGGTGGCAGAACCAGAACGCACGGATGAAGTCGGACGTGCTGGCGAAGGACGCGCGGAAGCTCGGCAAGAAGCTGGAGGACTCGCTCAAGCGCGAAATTCTCGCTTATCCGGGCAACCGGCTGAGCATTGCCTCGCACCCGGGGCCGAAGACGCTGACGATCGAAACCGCGATCACCGAACTGGTGCCGTCCAAGGCTTATTGGAATGCCGGGGCGACTGCTGCCGGTTTCGTCGTCCCCGGGGCGGGCCTGCTCAGCGCTGCCGGCAGTGGCAGCATCGCGGTCGCGGGCCGGGCCAAGGATAGCAACGGCACGGTGGCGACCTTTTCCGACCGCCGCAGCGATCCACTCTCGCCGATCAACATGAGAGGCTACCAGTGGTACGGCGGCGCGGAGAAGAACATCGAGATCTGGGCGAAGAAGGGATCCGAATTCCTTCATGCTCCGCCAGGATCGACCGTCAAGCGTGCGTCTTCTGTGACGCTCAATCCCCTATAA
- a CDS encoding polyphosphate kinase 2 family protein, producing MKYNLDPDRKICLDVNDKDTVEFKLRDILVPPDTKISLKKDYDPDFTGGFEDKAGALERVASNVQRLSELQEKLYAQDVYGILIIFQAIDAAGKDGAIRHVMSGVNPQGCSVTSFKAPSSEDLDHDYLWRATKALPARGMIGIFNRSYYEEVLAVKVHPEFLAKQNLPGKPGGKAFWERRYKEINRFEKYLTSNGIIPIKFFLNLSRKEQKKRFLARIDEPKKNWKFSVADFKERERWDDYQQAFEDMLNHTSTEQAPWFVIPSDNKWFARLAISESICTVLERLKLKFPDIGDERRAELQRIREELLKD from the coding sequence ATGAAATACAACCTGGACCCCGACCGGAAGATCTGCCTCGACGTGAACGACAAGGATACCGTGGAATTCAAGCTCCGCGATATCCTGGTCCCGCCCGACACGAAGATCTCGTTGAAGAAGGATTATGATCCGGATTTTACGGGAGGTTTTGAGGACAAGGCCGGCGCGCTGGAGCGCGTCGCCTCAAACGTGCAGCGCCTTTCCGAACTTCAAGAGAAGCTCTACGCGCAGGACGTCTATGGCATCCTGATCATCTTCCAGGCGATCGATGCGGCGGGGAAGGACGGGGCGATCCGCCATGTGATGTCGGGGGTGAATCCGCAGGGATGCAGTGTCACCAGCTTCAAGGCACCCTCGTCCGAGGATCTGGACCACGACTACCTGTGGCGCGCCACGAAGGCACTGCCGGCCCGCGGGATGATCGGGATCTTCAATCGCTCCTACTACGAGGAAGTGCTCGCGGTGAAGGTGCATCCCGAGTTTCTCGCCAAGCAGAACCTGCCCGGCAAGCCCGGTGGCAAGGCCTTCTGGGAACGCCGCTACAAGGAGATCAACCGCTTCGAGAAATATCTCACCAGCAACGGCATCATCCCGATCAAGTTCTTCCTCAATCTTTCGAGGAAGGAGCAGAAGAAGCGATTTCTCGCCCGGATCGATGAGCCGAAGAAGAATTGGAAATTCTCCGTGGCGGATTTCAAAGAGCGGGAGCGGTGGGATGATTACCAACAGGCCTTCGAGGACATGCTGAACCATACCAGCACCGAGCAAGCGCCGTGGTTCGTGATCCCCTCCGATAACAAGTGGTTCGCGCGGCTCGCGATCTCCGAGTCGATTTGCACCGTGCTGGAACGCCTCAAGCTCAAGTTCCCGGACATCGGCGATGAGCGCCGCGCCGAACTCCAGCGGATCCGCGAAGAGCTGCTGAAAGACTGA
- a CDS encoding efflux RND transporter periplasmic adaptor subunit, which yields MDRPTSSRPGLLGSLLLLAAVMPLSSCKKDEAAASAAPPPAVLTAPATSRSVNIVRTWTGALDGSKNVDIRPRVSGYLLSRGYEEGKTVKKGDVLFTIDPRPLEAELQQVEADHLMAVAQQTKAEQDVARYRPLAEKNAISREDLEHAIQSQEAANAKVAAALAVIAQAKLNLGFTKIVSEIDGVAGFANREIGDLVGPLDSKALTTVSTVDPIKVSFQVSEQEYLAAKRKREQDGKPAVDVPDVPVGLTLADGHRHSQPGKMFSISREVNNQTGTFEITAHFPNPGNVLRPGQFARVDAILGTIDAVLVPQRAVMEVQGSYQIAVVTDGKVEIRPVKVGQREGSEWVIESGLKAGETVIVEGVSKVRSGMPVVASPWTPPATGDQPKPEGK from the coding sequence ATGGATCGCCCTACCTCCAGTCGTCCCGGTCTTTTGGGAAGCCTCTTGCTTCTCGCCGCGGTGATGCCTCTCTCTTCCTGCAAGAAGGATGAAGCCGCAGCCTCTGCAGCGCCGCCACCCGCCGTTCTTACAGCACCTGCGACCAGTCGCAGCGTGAACATTGTCCGGACCTGGACCGGTGCGCTCGATGGTTCGAAGAACGTCGATATCCGGCCGCGGGTTTCCGGTTACCTGCTCTCGCGGGGCTACGAGGAGGGCAAGACGGTGAAGAAGGGGGATGTCCTGTTTACCATCGATCCCCGTCCACTCGAGGCAGAGCTGCAACAGGTGGAAGCGGATCATTTGATGGCCGTGGCCCAACAGACGAAGGCCGAGCAGGACGTCGCTCGCTATCGCCCGCTGGCTGAGAAAAACGCGATCAGCCGTGAGGATCTCGAACACGCGATCCAATCCCAGGAAGCGGCCAATGCCAAGGTCGCGGCGGCGCTGGCGGTGATCGCACAGGCGAAGCTGAATCTCGGGTTCACGAAAATTGTCAGCGAGATCGACGGGGTGGCAGGCTTCGCCAATCGTGAGATCGGTGACTTGGTCGGGCCGCTTGATTCGAAGGCGCTGACCACCGTTTCGACGGTGGATCCGATCAAGGTCAGCTTCCAAGTGAGTGAGCAAGAATACCTGGCGGCGAAGCGCAAGCGGGAGCAAGACGGCAAACCTGCCGTGGATGTGCCGGATGTTCCGGTTGGCCTTACCTTGGCCGATGGGCACCGGCATTCGCAGCCCGGGAAGATGTTCAGCATCAGCCGCGAGGTGAACAACCAGACGGGCACCTTTGAGATCACCGCTCATTTCCCCAATCCGGGGAATGTCCTGCGCCCCGGCCAGTTCGCCCGTGTCGATGCGATCCTCGGCACCATCGATGCCGTGCTCGTCCCGCAGCGGGCGGTGATGGAGGTTCAAGGCTCTTATCAGATTGCGGTGGTCACCGATGGCAAGGTGGAGATCCGGCCGGTGAAGGTCGGACAGCGCGAAGGCAGCGAATGGGTCATCGAGTCCGGCTTGAAGGCCGGCGAGACGGTCATCGTGGAAGGCGTCTCGAAAGTGCGCAGCGGCATGCCGGTGGTGGCCAGCCCATGGACGCCGCCAGCCACCGGAGACCAGCCCAAACCAGAAGGGAAATAA